The following proteins are encoded in a genomic region of Spirosoma sp. SC4-14:
- a CDS encoding RagB/SusD family nutrient uptake outer membrane protein — translation MKPLRILYTLSLAGVLTLTQTSCNKVLELDPLDQLSDAAYWQTPNDFMLAANQYYLFLRTFSDVIFDAPHADVRSDIVGGQNPFSRGTNTVPTTDGVWNSNYSGSVPTGAWSRIRVINYLLDKATTYSTPADIAKYVGEAKFFRAYVYFELLELYGGVPIVNKILGPSSSELQAPRNTRDEVADFIIQDLNDAIANLPAKAAQTSAELGRINKETAQSFLSRVALYEGTWQKFRNNGARANTLLDIAISASGAVITGAQYRLFAPAALGDSAQKYMFILENQKSNPANIQKSANTEYILMNRYDQTLRQTRTNISHSGPGSPTRTFANLYLCKDGLPIEKSPLFQGYAKVNSEYQNRETRMRYTMGLPGAPFWQGNANYRVDWVSGPADLANALKPIYGSNATYGALKWIAERQVPDYEEGYDYPVIRYAEVLLNYAEAVFERNGSISDADLDKSLNLTRLRINKSMPPLSNQFVQANGLDMRTEIRRERTVELFAEGFRTDDLKRWHNAVELLGKPELGVKWAGTEYMTTYPQGASAAKDADGVIIVDAARNFSEKNYLWPIPSQQLQLNPNLEQNPGW, via the coding sequence ATGAAACCCTTACGAATTCTCTATACATTATCGCTGGCTGGTGTATTGACGCTGACCCAAACCAGTTGTAATAAAGTACTGGAATTAGACCCGCTCGATCAGCTTTCGGATGCTGCTTACTGGCAAACTCCGAACGATTTCATGCTGGCCGCCAATCAGTATTATCTGTTTTTGCGAACCTTCAGCGACGTGATTTTCGATGCTCCTCATGCCGATGTACGTTCCGATATTGTAGGTGGGCAGAACCCCTTTAGCCGCGGAACCAATACGGTGCCTACCACCGATGGCGTCTGGAATAGTAATTATAGTGGCAGTGTTCCGACCGGGGCCTGGAGTCGCATTCGGGTCATTAATTACCTGCTCGACAAAGCCACTACGTATTCAACGCCTGCCGATATTGCCAAATACGTTGGAGAAGCTAAGTTTTTTAGGGCTTATGTTTATTTTGAACTCCTTGAACTCTACGGTGGTGTGCCTATTGTCAATAAAATTTTGGGCCCATCTTCGTCGGAGCTACAGGCTCCGCGCAACACCCGCGACGAAGTTGCCGATTTTATTATTCAGGATCTGAACGATGCCATTGCCAATTTGCCCGCAAAAGCCGCCCAGACCTCGGCCGAACTAGGCCGGATCAATAAAGAAACGGCTCAGTCATTTCTGTCGCGGGTGGCATTGTATGAAGGTACCTGGCAGAAATTTCGCAACAATGGAGCGCGGGCCAATACCTTGCTGGACATTGCTATTTCGGCCAGTGGGGCCGTTATTACTGGTGCTCAGTATCGGTTGTTTGCTCCCGCAGCGCTCGGCGATTCGGCACAGAAGTATATGTTCATTCTCGAAAACCAGAAATCGAATCCGGCCAATATTCAGAAATCGGCCAATACCGAATACATTCTGATGAATCGATACGACCAGACGCTACGACAAACCCGAACCAATATTTCGCACTCGGGGCCCGGTAGCCCGACCCGTACGTTTGCTAATTTATATTTATGCAAAGATGGGTTGCCAATCGAAAAGTCGCCGTTGTTTCAGGGCTATGCCAAAGTAAATTCCGAATACCAGAACCGTGAGACCCGGATGCGCTACACAATGGGTTTACCGGGAGCACCGTTCTGGCAGGGAAATGCCAATTACCGGGTCGATTGGGTGAGTGGCCCGGCCGATCTGGCAAACGCGCTCAAACCCATCTACGGATCAAATGCTACCTATGGTGCTCTAAAATGGATTGCCGAACGGCAGGTACCCGATTATGAAGAAGGCTACGACTATCCGGTTATCCGCTATGCCGAAGTATTGCTGAATTATGCCGAAGCTGTTTTCGAACGCAACGGTAGCATTAGCGATGCCGACCTCGATAAGTCATTGAATTTGACGCGCCTGCGTATCAATAAATCGATGCCGCCGTTGAGCAATCAGTTTGTGCAGGCCAATGGCCTGGATATGCGCACGGAAATTCGACGGGAACGGACAGTTGAGCTGTTTGCAGAGGGATTCCGTACTGATGACCTGAAGCGGTGGCATAATGCCGTTGAGCTACTGGGTAAACCCGAGCTGGGCGTTAAGTGGGCCGGTACCGAATACATGACGACCTATCCGCAGGGAGCGTCGGCAGCTAAAGATGCCGATGGCGTTATTATCGTAGATGCCGCTCGTAATTTCAGCGAGAAAAATTACCTGTGGCCCATTCCTTCACAGCAATTGCAATTGAATCCGAACCTGGAGCAAAATCCAGGCTGGTAA
- a CDS encoding cellulose binding domain-containing protein yields MKLTLFPIGWGRPSIVCQFLIPLVLVFVSFSLLHAQSFVHPGLLHKQSDFDRMKSKVTAGTQPWKAGWDVLVANSNSSLTRAFTNPIPSTVYRGFDGTNPENYASIFRDAAAAYQTALRWKISGDDAYAEKSIAILNAWAAGMTTISGTSDKFLLAGIQGYQLANAAEIMRSYSGWAPADFARFQNWMLTVWYPMNHDFLVNHNGACISNYWANWDLCNMASMLSIGVLCDRREIYNEAVDYFKNGAGMGSIKNVVPYVFGELGQWQESGRDQGHTVLGVALAGTFCEMAWNQGDDLYGYDDNRLLKGFEYIARYNLGYEVPYTTYSNCIGVVQPIVSEDGRGNLRPVWELVYNHYVNRKGLLAPYSARFAQIVRPEGGGGNFGPNSGGYDQLGFGTLTFSLDEPVKPNEQTITFPAIPAKEFGAADFDPAATASSGLPVVYSSSNPVVASVNADGTIHVSKPGTTTIIAQQMGNSQYNLAPIVYQTLTVNQIPGVTDGTWTNTAGITTTTISSTAGSTSLTWPGQTFVVGDLVRLTGTVPGGFVANTIYSVVAVNGTTIQLSQRPGGTATVATTSIANGTGNRFLKWSTATNWSNSVIPGGVQANATFGSSSFGNIGGVTLDGNITIGTLTYAANGTSELTLASGLNGGTLTFQTLSGTPTINMINTGGRKLFLGNAVNNSRVPLKIMGTQGLKIMTPIYGGSGSYAGLRIQAAMDWSGLQGGINLTQGTIELHNTTNSLTDANNVLLPPTRLTMGTDATAVLVYNGANLYANKQTIGALDGTSDAYIISRSNLTNGASTLAVGADNQDGTFDGTIGSGPTADAVDKGRVNLEKVGTGTQTITGSIKNGTTTINGTPNYSTVTVVDGKLVLNGVNEYQGITTVNNGTLVVNGSLASPISVVNGVLTGTGNTNASVTIGSGTGQGASISPGSSIGIFTNAATMLLNADATYKLELNSSDKTFDKLVSNGFTCNSAELSIRDLGTASELPIGASYIIVDNTSDAPIAGTFKNLPEGSSIQVGNIRFQITYQGGTGNDIALVIPKRSQTITFNTLANRKVGEADFEPGATASSGLTVSYVSSNTTVATIFNGKIHLVGSGETTITALQGGDATYAPAASVDQPLTVTLPTLVKVKYLDGDNGQTVNNVVRPYLTLVNEGQTAVPYNELTVRYWFTAENYAGINTWVDYAQLGDSNVMMKYVALDQPRNGAFGYIEYSFTAATGTFAPGGNSGPIQTRFANTDWSALTETDDYSYKVQMSYGYNDRITLYRNGNLIWGTEPEAVTPVVKLKVYSENKNTNTASNSISTYLKINNEGNVPVAYSEVSVRYWFTAEGTQSLNYWLDYAKLGNSNVTGQFVRNLSRTNADTYFELLVNPSAGTLYPLATTGNIQYRIAKADWSTFNETNDYSYKPASPVAENDHITIYYKGQLIYGAEPASGARLAAERTDDPLTLTVLGNPVVGDEAIIHIGGASGKQLTVTLTDMNGKLLYEQVLEPTAGSQTQAIPMRRQAGVYLLRAITDNENARVKLIKP; encoded by the coding sequence ATGAAGCTAACTCTATTCCCCATTGGTTGGGGCAGGCCTAGTATTGTCTGCCAGTTTCTTATTCCTTTAGTACTGGTTTTTGTATCGTTTAGCTTACTTCACGCACAGTCGTTTGTGCACCCAGGGCTACTGCACAAACAAAGCGATTTCGACCGAATGAAAAGTAAAGTAACAGCTGGGACGCAGCCCTGGAAAGCTGGTTGGGATGTGCTGGTAGCCAATTCGAATTCATCGCTGACGAGGGCATTCACCAATCCGATTCCTTCCACAGTCTACAGAGGGTTTGATGGGACAAACCCTGAAAACTATGCGTCTATTTTTCGCGATGCGGCTGCGGCTTACCAAACGGCGTTACGGTGGAAAATCTCGGGCGATGATGCCTACGCCGAAAAGTCAATTGCCATTCTGAACGCCTGGGCTGCAGGCATGACAACCATCAGCGGTACATCCGATAAATTCCTGCTGGCAGGTATTCAGGGTTATCAACTGGCCAATGCTGCCGAAATTATGCGCTCCTACAGTGGCTGGGCTCCTGCCGATTTTGCGCGGTTTCAGAATTGGATGCTGACGGTATGGTATCCGATGAATCACGATTTTCTGGTCAACCACAACGGAGCCTGCATCAGCAACTATTGGGCGAACTGGGATCTGTGTAACATGGCCTCTATGCTCAGCATTGGGGTGCTCTGCGACCGTCGCGAGATCTACAACGAAGCTGTCGACTATTTTAAAAATGGCGCCGGAATGGGGTCAATTAAGAATGTTGTGCCTTATGTATTTGGCGAGTTGGGTCAATGGCAGGAAAGTGGCCGCGATCAGGGGCATACGGTATTGGGTGTAGCGCTGGCGGGAACATTCTGCGAAATGGCCTGGAACCAGGGCGACGATTTGTATGGCTACGACGACAACCGACTCCTGAAAGGGTTCGAATACATTGCCAGATACAACCTGGGGTACGAAGTGCCCTATACAACCTATAGCAACTGCATTGGGGTTGTTCAGCCGATTGTGTCAGAAGATGGGCGCGGTAATCTTCGACCGGTGTGGGAACTGGTCTATAATCACTATGTCAATCGGAAAGGCTTATTGGCTCCCTACTCAGCTCGTTTTGCGCAAATTGTCCGCCCGGAAGGCGGTGGCGGCAATTTCGGTCCTAACAGTGGTGGTTACGACCAGTTAGGCTTTGGTACCTTGACCTTCTCACTCGATGAGCCTGTAAAACCGAATGAGCAGACGATTACATTTCCGGCAATTCCAGCCAAAGAATTTGGAGCCGCTGACTTTGACCCGGCGGCAACCGCCAGTTCAGGATTACCCGTCGTGTATTCGAGTTCAAACCCAGTCGTTGCGTCTGTCAATGCCGACGGTACCATCCATGTGTCGAAGCCCGGAACAACAACCATCATCGCGCAGCAGATGGGCAATAGTCAGTACAATCTGGCTCCCATTGTGTACCAAACACTAACCGTCAATCAGATCCCGGGTGTAACGGACGGTACCTGGACAAATACCGCCGGTATCACCACAACCACGATTTCATCCACCGCCGGCAGTACCAGTTTGACCTGGCCGGGACAAACCTTCGTGGTCGGTGATCTGGTGCGGTTAACGGGAACCGTTCCGGGAGGGTTTGTTGCGAACACTATTTATTCGGTCGTGGCGGTCAACGGGACGACGATTCAGCTTTCGCAGCGGCCAGGGGGAACGGCCACGGTTGCCACTACCTCAATCGCCAACGGAACCGGCAATCGGTTTCTGAAATGGTCGACAGCTACCAACTGGAGCAATTCAGTGATTCCGGGTGGTGTTCAGGCCAATGCTACCTTTGGCAGCAGCAGCTTTGGCAATATTGGGGGGGTAACCCTCGACGGTAACATTACGATTGGCACGTTGACGTATGCGGCTAACGGTACATCGGAATTGACGCTGGCCAGTGGATTGAACGGTGGTACACTGACCTTTCAGACCTTATCGGGAACGCCCACGATCAACATGATCAATACAGGGGGCCGAAAGCTATTTTTAGGCAATGCTGTCAATAACTCCCGTGTTCCCCTGAAAATTATGGGCACGCAGGGGCTGAAAATCATGACACCCATCTACGGCGGTAGCGGTTCGTATGCAGGCTTGCGCATACAGGCGGCTATGGACTGGAGCGGATTGCAGGGGGGCATCAATCTGACCCAGGGAACCATTGAACTGCACAACACAACCAACAGCCTGACGGATGCGAACAACGTATTGCTACCTCCAACCCGATTGACGATGGGTACGGATGCTACTGCCGTTCTTGTCTACAATGGAGCGAATTTATACGCCAACAAGCAGACTATCGGGGCGCTCGATGGTACCTCCGACGCATACATCATCTCGCGCAGCAACCTGACAAATGGAGCCTCTACGTTGGCGGTTGGCGCCGATAATCAGGACGGAACGTTTGACGGAACAATCGGTTCGGGTCCAACTGCCGATGCTGTCGATAAGGGGCGCGTAAACCTCGAAAAAGTTGGTACAGGAACTCAAACCATTACAGGGTCTATTAAAAATGGCACAACGACGATCAATGGAACGCCTAATTATTCGACCGTAACGGTTGTTGATGGAAAACTGGTGCTGAATGGCGTAAACGAATATCAAGGCATTACAACCGTAAATAACGGTACGCTGGTAGTAAACGGTTCACTAGCCAGTCCGATTTCGGTTGTAAATGGTGTATTAACAGGTACCGGCAATACGAACGCTTCGGTGACGATTGGTAGTGGAACAGGTCAAGGCGCTTCAATTTCTCCGGGTAGCTCAATCGGTATATTTACAAACGCTGCCACTATGCTACTGAACGCGGATGCTACGTACAAACTCGAATTAAACAGCAGTGATAAAACGTTCGACAAACTGGTGTCTAATGGGTTCACCTGTAACAGTGCAGAATTAAGTATCAGGGATCTGGGAACGGCGAGCGAACTACCAATAGGAGCGAGTTACATTATCGTCGACAATACATCTGATGCGCCCATAGCAGGAACGTTTAAAAACCTGCCTGAAGGTAGTAGTATTCAGGTCGGGAATATACGCTTCCAGATTACGTATCAAGGCGGTACTGGTAATGATATTGCATTGGTTATACCGAAACGTTCACAAACTATTACGTTCAACACGCTGGCCAACAGGAAAGTAGGCGAGGCCGATTTCGAGCCGGGTGCAACGGCCAGTTCCGGGCTGACGGTTAGTTACGTCAGTTCAAATACGACGGTAGCAACCATTTTCAACGGGAAAATTCATCTGGTAGGTTCAGGGGAAACGACGATTACGGCATTGCAGGGTGGTGATGCGACCTATGCGCCTGCTGCGTCGGTTGATCAGCCGCTGACTGTGACGCTGCCGACACTGGTGAAAGTGAAATACCTGGATGGTGATAACGGCCAGACTGTTAATAACGTAGTCCGACCATATCTGACACTGGTTAACGAAGGCCAAACGGCTGTACCGTACAACGAACTGACGGTTCGGTACTGGTTTACGGCTGAAAACTATGCGGGAATCAATACATGGGTCGATTATGCACAGTTAGGTGACAGCAATGTAATGATGAAATACGTGGCGCTGGATCAACCTCGTAACGGCGCTTTCGGCTATATTGAATATAGCTTTACTGCCGCAACAGGGACATTTGCGCCGGGTGGTAATTCAGGGCCGATTCAGACACGCTTTGCCAATACGGATTGGTCGGCTCTGACCGAAACCGACGATTATTCCTATAAAGTGCAGATGAGCTATGGGTATAACGACCGTATCACGCTTTACCGTAATGGTAATCTCATCTGGGGAACGGAGCCCGAAGCCGTTACGCCGGTGGTTAAGCTAAAGGTGTATTCGGAAAATAAGAACACCAATACGGCAAGTAACTCGATCAGTACCTATCTGAAAATTAACAATGAAGGCAACGTACCAGTAGCTTATAGCGAGGTGTCGGTTCGGTACTGGTTCACAGCAGAAGGCACGCAGAGCCTAAATTATTGGCTTGATTATGCTAAGCTGGGTAATTCCAATGTAACGGGGCAATTTGTTCGAAATCTGAGCCGTACCAATGCCGATACCTATTTCGAACTGTTGGTAAACCCGAGCGCTGGCACGTTGTATCCGTTGGCCACTACCGGAAATATCCAATACCGGATTGCCAAAGCCGACTGGTCTACCTTTAATGAAACGAACGATTATTCGTACAAGCCTGCCAGTCCGGTGGCTGAGAATGATCACATAACAATCTACTACAAAGGGCAACTGATCTATGGAGCGGAACCTGCATCGGGTGCACGTCTCGCGGCCGAACGTACCGACGACCCGCTGACGCTGACGGTGCTGGGCAACCCAGTGGTTGGAGACGAAGCCATCATACATATTGGCGGAGCTTCTGGTAAACAACTTACCGTAACGTTGACCGACATGAATGGTAAGCTGTTGTATGAACAGGTCCTTGAGCCAACTGCGGGTAGCCAGACTCAGGCAATTCCAATGCGTCGCCAGGCTGGAGTTTATTTGCTGCGGGCAATAACCGATAACGAAAATGCACGTGTCAAATTGATTAAGCCATAA
- a CDS encoding glycoside hydrolase family 97 catalytic domain-containing protein gives MTATFYQIISIVLLASSLTTAAPKPKLYQANSPDGKMRIELTVSERGLLVYRISFANEPLLNWSVLGFQLNGENVGEHAVIKKANQSAHKEQFAWPLGENDVIQNNYNELMLDCQSGAVPFQVIARVFDGSVAFRYRLSKQKTTETGLIRQEHTTFALTDQYTIYQYKEESVFTPIAVSELQKTCDFPATLTNGHFFLSIGEADNQSYTKAVLMKGGVSNSLAIAFHKDSVQTSADFQTPWRTVSVATSAIGLHQFSDLPLRLCTPIAQTVPTWIKPGKLIRSSLTTQGGLDCIDFAASHNLQYIMFDAGWYGAEFRTTSDPTQVIPAIDMPKVIQYGKEKGRSGAPVGVILYVNRVALRARLDEILPLYKRWGIAGLKFGFVDGQTQEGITWLAGAIKKVADYGFILDIHDNYKPTGLSRVYPNLLTQEGIRGNENNPDAFHNTVLPFTRFLAGAADYTFCYPNTNRYFSDNLLKTKLQVSKGQQLALSVVYFSPLQAIFWYGNPTDYNDEGEIEFFKRVPTVWSESHYLAGEIGKYISVARRQGTTWYVGSAAGLIDWSGSLPLHFLASGKQYQATIYEDDASAGIQKRVVAVKQGDTLPVSIKAKGGQAMIIEEKN, from the coding sequence ATGACCGCGACCTTTTATCAGATCATATCGATTGTGCTGCTGGCTAGTTCGTTAACAACGGCCGCGCCAAAACCTAAACTCTATCAGGCAAATTCACCTGACGGGAAAATGCGTATAGAGCTGACCGTTAGTGAGCGGGGCCTACTGGTTTATCGGATTTCGTTCGCTAATGAGCCCCTACTGAACTGGTCGGTACTTGGGTTTCAATTGAACGGGGAGAACGTTGGGGAACATGCCGTAATCAAAAAGGCGAATCAAAGTGCCCATAAGGAACAGTTTGCGTGGCCATTGGGCGAAAACGATGTCATTCAAAATAACTACAACGAACTAATGCTCGATTGCCAGTCAGGAGCCGTACCGTTTCAGGTTATTGCTCGTGTGTTCGACGGCAGCGTGGCATTTCGATATAGGTTATCGAAGCAGAAAACGACTGAAACCGGGCTCATCCGTCAGGAACATACAACCTTCGCCCTGACGGATCAGTATACGATTTACCAGTACAAGGAAGAGTCCGTTTTTACACCAATTGCCGTTTCTGAGCTTCAGAAAACCTGCGATTTCCCGGCAACGCTGACCAACGGCCATTTTTTTCTGTCGATTGGGGAAGCCGATAATCAAAGCTATACAAAAGCGGTATTGATGAAGGGGGGCGTCTCAAATTCGTTGGCGATTGCCTTTCATAAGGATTCCGTTCAGACCTCGGCGGATTTTCAAACGCCCTGGCGAACTGTCAGCGTGGCTACTTCCGCCATCGGTTTGCATCAGTTTAGCGACCTCCCTTTGCGGCTTTGTACACCAATTGCCCAAACCGTTCCGACCTGGATTAAACCCGGAAAACTGATCCGTTCGTCATTGACCACACAGGGCGGATTGGACTGCATCGACTTTGCAGCCAGCCATAATTTGCAATACATTATGTTCGATGCGGGCTGGTACGGAGCCGAGTTTCGCACCACCTCCGACCCAACGCAGGTGATTCCAGCCATCGATATGCCGAAAGTGATCCAGTATGGAAAAGAGAAAGGGCGGTCCGGCGCTCCGGTTGGCGTGATTCTGTACGTAAATCGTGTTGCCCTTCGGGCCAGGCTGGATGAGATTTTGCCGTTGTACAAAAGATGGGGGATAGCTGGACTCAAATTCGGTTTCGTGGACGGCCAGACGCAGGAAGGCATTACGTGGCTGGCCGGAGCGATTAAAAAAGTAGCTGATTACGGGTTTATTCTTGATATTCACGACAATTACAAACCAACGGGCCTAAGCCGGGTATATCCGAATTTACTTACCCAGGAAGGTATTCGGGGGAACGAGAATAATCCTGATGCATTTCATAACACCGTATTGCCGTTTACCCGCTTTCTGGCTGGGGCCGCCGACTATACCTTCTGTTACCCGAATACCAACCGCTACTTTAGCGACAACCTGTTAAAGACCAAGTTACAGGTCAGCAAAGGACAGCAACTGGCACTTTCAGTGGTGTATTTCAGTCCATTGCAGGCTATTTTCTGGTATGGCAATCCAACAGATTACAATGATGAGGGCGAAATTGAATTCTTTAAACGTGTGCCTACTGTCTGGAGCGAAAGCCATTATCTGGCGGGCGAGATCGGGAAGTATATCAGCGTGGCCCGGCGGCAGGGTACAACGTGGTACGTCGGTTCGGCGGCTGGCCTGATAGACTGGAGTGGATCACTGCCGCTTCATTTTCTGGCATCGGGCAAACAATATCAGGCCACAATTTACGAAGATGATGCGTCGGCTGGGATTCAGAAACGGGTTGTGGCCGTAAAGCAGGGCGATACGCTTCCGGTTAGTATAAAGGCAAAAGGTGGTCAGGCGATGATCATTGAGGAGAAAAACTAA
- a CDS encoding heparinase II/III family protein produces MKKLTLILFGLLCTNLAVQAQKAHPYLFYTPQRTERLKERIKTDTLLANRWNAIRQRCDRWLSEPKGGNMEQLALAYAITGDKRYADRAKTLLNELVGRPFWDGMDDRSPRWNAGLGTSHNNWVASVTFDAIYNSLTKDERKDIAGKIVKLGIEPSIADWVSKDKRIQSLNNMGHNWWAAIVFEAGVASLAVMNEVPQARQWAADIMQDSRQWFAFAGSVLENKPSNFDPTGGFYESVSYANYGVSEYLLFRLAYTNALGAIKMPYDTLLQKTVDWFIQASYPRSMDKPLMSLNFGDSNDFANGDRPAKLLIALGLGKDDYYWYLQHTARNQFREDLGVSTPMGLLYHPENKPVPASPSLPTSALYGAMGWGMLRNSWKPDATMLGVKCGFTWNHAHADAGSFVLYHKGENLLIDGGDVGYGNPEYSSYFVTSRAHNVLMFNGTAQDPRDQYSAVKNPGHLYNLIDGGNLKYILADATGPTSRNFLRNYRNFLWIGNVILIIDDVKTYDIGTFDYLLHYDDKATKRGPDFEITKDSAAILFRPLYPEMLPLGYPHDLPEKMKFRTEYGLKDRTTNVQIPYYVLSPPEKTDRIKFVNAILLLDETNRSIQTATGSSGASGAAGRSNLPIIEKFEGTNYIGVRITQNGQVTEVYINLLADGRLMHRNANNMINGWETDAYLAAVTFPEHADRQDPTQLNSIFISNGSYLRRNGKPLLSSLSKVFMYAAKSGNQLDVQLQGQPLIEASLGFDKVNKLMVNNKPVSVRYNSDKLLRIEVDETK; encoded by the coding sequence ATGAAAAAGCTTACTCTTATCCTGTTCGGCCTGCTTTGTACAAACCTCGCTGTGCAGGCGCAAAAAGCTCACCCGTATCTGTTCTACACCCCACAGCGCACCGAACGGCTGAAAGAACGTATCAAAACCGACACCTTGCTGGCGAATCGCTGGAATGCCATTCGGCAGCGGTGCGACAGGTGGCTGTCGGAGCCTAAAGGCGGGAATATGGAACAACTGGCGCTGGCCTACGCCATAACCGGCGATAAACGCTATGCGGACCGAGCTAAGACGCTACTCAACGAGTTGGTGGGGCGTCCGTTCTGGGATGGTATGGATGACCGTAGTCCTCGCTGGAACGCCGGACTGGGAACCAGTCATAATAACTGGGTAGCTTCGGTTACGTTCGATGCCATCTATAATTCGCTAACCAAAGACGAACGGAAAGATATTGCCGGTAAAATCGTCAAGCTGGGCATCGAGCCGTCAATTGCCGACTGGGTATCGAAGGACAAGCGCATTCAGTCGCTTAACAACATGGGGCATAACTGGTGGGCCGCCATCGTTTTTGAAGCGGGCGTGGCATCGCTGGCCGTCATGAACGAAGTACCGCAGGCCAGACAATGGGCCGCCGACATCATGCAGGACAGCCGTCAGTGGTTTGCCTTTGCGGGTAGCGTACTCGAAAACAAACCATCCAATTTCGACCCTACCGGAGGCTTTTACGAAAGCGTCAGCTATGCGAACTATGGCGTATCGGAATACCTGCTGTTTCGTTTGGCATATACCAACGCACTGGGAGCGATCAAAATGCCTTACGATACGTTGCTGCAAAAAACAGTCGATTGGTTTATTCAGGCGTCATATCCACGCTCCATGGATAAGCCCCTTATGTCGCTGAACTTTGGCGACAGCAACGATTTCGCCAACGGTGACCGACCGGCCAAATTGCTGATTGCGCTGGGCTTGGGGAAAGACGATTACTACTGGTATTTACAGCACACAGCTCGCAACCAGTTTCGGGAGGATCTGGGCGTGAGTACGCCCATGGGGCTCTTGTACCATCCTGAAAATAAGCCCGTCCCCGCTTCGCCATCTTTACCCACATCGGCACTGTATGGAGCTATGGGGTGGGGGATGCTCCGCAATTCGTGGAAACCCGATGCTACGATGCTGGGCGTAAAATGCGGCTTTACCTGGAATCACGCACATGCCGATGCAGGTTCGTTTGTCCTCTATCATAAAGGCGAAAATCTGCTCATCGACGGCGGTGATGTTGGGTACGGTAACCCGGAATACAGCAGCTATTTCGTGACGAGCCGGGCGCACAACGTACTCATGTTCAATGGGACAGCGCAGGACCCGCGTGATCAGTACAGCGCTGTAAAGAATCCGGGTCATCTCTACAATCTGATCGATGGTGGTAATTTGAAGTACATTCTGGCTGATGCAACCGGACCGACCTCCCGCAACTTCCTGCGTAACTATCGCAACTTCCTCTGGATTGGCAACGTGATTCTGATTATCGACGACGTAAAAACGTACGACATCGGCACCTTCGATTACCTGCTGCATTATGACGATAAAGCCACGAAACGCGGTCCCGATTTCGAAATTACCAAAGACAGTGCCGCTATCCTCTTCCGGCCGTTGTACCCCGAAATGCTTCCGCTGGGTTATCCGCACGATTTGCCCGAAAAGATGAAATTTCGGACCGAGTACGGACTGAAAGATCGGACGACTAACGTTCAGATTCCCTACTATGTGCTGTCGCCACCCGAGAAGACCGACCGAATCAAGTTTGTTAATGCCATCCTGTTGCTCGACGAAACCAATCGGTCGATCCAGACTGCAACGGGGTCGTCGGGGGCCAGCGGAGCCGCCGGACGGAGCAATCTGCCCATCATCGAAAAATTTGAAGGTACCAATTACATCGGTGTACGGATCACCCAAAACGGTCAGGTCACGGAAGTGTATATCAATCTGCTGGCCGATGGGCGACTGATGCATCGCAATGCCAATAACATGATCAATGGCTGGGAGACCGACGCGTACCTTGCAGCAGTAACCTTTCCTGAACATGCAGACCGACAGGACCCGACCCAACTGAACTCAATATTCATCAGTAATGGCAGTTACCTACGCCGGAATGGGAAACCACTGCTAAGCTCACTCTCCAAAGTGTTTATGTACGCAGCAAAATCAGGTAATCAACTGGATGTTCAGCTACAGGGGCAACCGTTGATCGAAGCATCACTGGGTTTTGACAAGGTGAACAAGTTGATGGTCAATAACAAACCGGTCTCTGTGCGATATAACTCCGACAAGTTGCTGCGGATCGAGGTCGATGAAACGAAATAA